One window of Metopolophium dirhodum isolate CAU chromosome 3, ASM1992520v1, whole genome shotgun sequence genomic DNA carries:
- the LOC132941869 gene encoding histone H2A-like has translation MSGRGKAGKAKGDKSKTRSSRAGLQFPVGRIHRLLRKGNYAERVGARALVYLAAVMEYLAAEVLELAGNAARDNKKSRIIPRHLQLAIRNDEELNKLLSGVTIAQGGVLPNIQAVLLPKKTEKKA, from the coding sequence ATGAGCGGAAGAGGCAAAGCAGGAAAAGCGAAAGGAGACAAGTCCAAGACCAGATCGTCCCGCGCCGGACTCCAGTTCCCGGTCGGTCGTATCCATCGTCTGTTGAGAAAGGGAAATTACGCCGAGCGCGTCGGAGCCAGAGCACTGGTTTACCTGGCCGCCGTCATGGAGTACTTGGCAGCCGAAGTTTTGGAGTTGGCCGGTAACGCCGCCCGTGACAACAAGAAATCTCGCATCATCCCTAGGCATTTGCAATTGGCCATCAGGAATGACGAGGAGTTGAACAAACTATTGTCCGGAGTGACCATTGCCCAAGGTGGGGTGTTGCCCAACATCCAAGCTGTGCTCTTGCCAAAGAAGACTGAAAAGAAAGCTTAA
- the LOC132940664 gene encoding histone H1B-like produces MTDTVATTPAPVVASPAAKKSPAKKKLLASKSKKTTVALHPTTAVMVTSAIKELKEKKGSSLPAIKKYLAANYKVDPAKLAPFIRKFLKAAVANGTVVQTKGTGASGHFKLPVAEVKAKKVVNPVNSQPVHTYSADQLCIQLLKQYLQQGNSAHGSNPTVNRQLPVHSNRTSASQ; encoded by the exons ATGACCGACACCGTTGCCACAACTCCGGCACCAGTCGTCGCATCGCCGGCCGCCAAGAAGTCTCCTGCAAAGAAGAAGTTGTTGGCCTCTAAATCCAAGAAGACTACCGTTGCGTTGCATCCGACCACCGCCGTGATGGTCACCTCGGCTATCAAAGAGCTCAAGGAGAAGAAGGGTTCGTCGCTGCCAGCCATTAAAAAATACTTGGCCGCCAACTACAAAGTCGATCCCGCCAAGTTGGCGCCTTTCATTAGAAAGTTTTTGAAAGCCGCCGTCGCCAACGGTACCGTCGTTCAGACAAAGGGAACCGGCGCTTCGGGACATTTCAAGCTGCCCGTGGCGGAGGTCAAGGCGAAAAAGGTCGTT AATCCAGTCAACAGCCAGCCTGTTCATACCTACTCTGCCGACCAACTCTGCATCCAGCTTCTGAAGCAGTACCTTCAACAGGGCAACAGTGCCCACGGGTCAAATCCGACCGTCAACCGTCAACTGCCGGTTCACTCCAACAGGACATCAGCGTCTCAATAA